DNA sequence from the Trichocoleus desertorum ATA4-8-CV12 genome:
GACTTGAGCCAAGTACAAGTGGGCCGAGGCACAACGGATCAGTATGGTATCCGGATGGTAGTTGATGTAGAGGGCGTACCGATTAAAACCGAGATCATTGCTGAAGCTCGTTTTGAATTAGATGCACCGAGATATCCAGCGTGGTCGCCTGTGGCTTGCTTAAGCTTGAATGATTGTTTCACCGCTAAGCTACTAGCAAATTCCGATCGCTACCTGGATGACAGCGTTGAAGCGAGAGATCTTATCGATTTAGCTGTGCTCAGGCTACAATCACCCATTCCTGCGATAGCCATTGAAAAAGCAGAGAAAGCATATGAAGTCATGCGACCTCTGAAAGCCGCAATTCAGCGTTTTCAAGCAAGGCCAAACTACAGAGAGCGATGGTTTTCAGGTCTACAGATTGATGGCTCTCAAATTCCAAAGATTATAGATGGTGTCGATCTTCTAGCTGCTGATCTAGACTTAGCACTCACCGAGAGAACGTTTAAGGAACACCATGACATTTTTTCTATCGACGATAGTGCTCTTGACCAGTAGCCTTAACTAGGTGAAGGATCAGCGCAGAATCTGCTTGAGCCACTTTAGCTTGTCGCTGTAGGGGGCGTAGCGGAGCTTGAAGTCTAGGAAAAAAGGCTTCTTGAGAATGCTGCGCTCGTGGGAGAAGGTATCGAAGCTAGCCTTACCGTGGTAACGACCCATACCGCTAGGGCCAACTCCCCCAAAGGGTAAGCTTGGGACACCCACCTGCAAGATCGTGTCGTTGATGCAAACCCCACCAGAGCTGGTTTCTTGCAACACTTGCGTTTGACGCTGCTGGTTTTGCGAGAAAAGGTACAGGGCTAAAGGTTTGGGACGCTGGTTGATTTGGGCGATCGCCTCATTTAAGTCTTCGTATTCCAGCACAGGCAGAATAGGACCAAAGATTTCCTCCTGCATGACTGGGTCTGACCAACTCACACCATCCAGTACGGTGGGGGCAATGTAGCGTTCTGCGGGGTTGGTATCACCACCAACCACAATCTTGCCCGACTGCACGAGTGGCGCTAGACGTTCAAAATGTCTCTGGTTAATGATTCTGCCAAAGTCGGGGCTGGCAGCGGGGTTGTCGCCATAAAAAGTGGCAATGCTTTGTTGAATAGCGCTTAACAGTTGAGGCTTAATCGATCGATGCACTAATAAGTAGTCGGGGGCGATACAAGTTTGTCCTGCGTTGGTAAACTTGCCCCAAGCAATGCGGCGAGCCGCCAACTCAATGGGCACCTCAGCATCGACAATGCAAGGGCTTTTGCCACCTAGCTCTAAGGTGACGGGGGTCAGATTCTCAGCCGCAGCCGCCATCACCTTTTTGCCGATCGCGGTGCCACCTGTAAAAAAGATATGGTCGAATCTTTCGGCTAACAACTGCTGGCTAGTCTCCGCTCCACCTTCGATCGCAGTAATGAAGGCTGGATCAAAGTGCTGGCGAATCAGGTTGGCAATGACTTGAGACGTATGAGGTGCCAACTCAGAAGGCTTGAGGACGGCGCAATTTCCCGCTGCGATCGCTCCCACCAAGGGAGAAATTGACAACTGAAACGGGTAGTTCCAAGGGGCAATAATCAGGACAACGCCTAATGGCTGCGGGCAAATTTGAGCGCTAGCAGGCATAAAAACGACAGGAGTTGCCACCTTGCGAGGTTTGGCCCAAGCCCGCAAATGTTTGATGGCATATTTAACTTCATCCAGCACGCCAACTTCAATCAGATACGCTTCAAAAGTTGGTTTACCCAAGTCTGCCTGCACCGCCTCGACAATGCTGCTCTGTGCCTCCAGAATGGCTTGCTTCAGAATCTTGAGTTGTTCTAAGCGAAAATCAATCGGCTTAGTTTTGCCAGAGTTAAAAAAAGTTCGCTGCTTTTCTACGACGTCAGAAATTGCAAGCATGGCACGATTTAGGGTTGCTTAGCGGGAAGACGAACGATGAATGTACTACCTTTGCCTAACTCCGATTCTAAATCAACCGTGCCTTGATGAGTTTCAATAATGCGACGAGACAGGTATAAACCCAAACCACTACCAGAGCGACGATGATGCCCTTGGCGAAAGCGCTCAAATAACATAGCCTGATCCTCGGCGGAGATCCCAGTTCCCGTATCTCTAACCGTAATAACGACCCAAGCTGGCGTACTGGCCGAAGCAGCAGGAGTCGAAGTCAAGCCAACAGAGATATACCCACTGTCTGTAAACTTAAGGGCATTGCCGACTAAGTTGGTCAGGACACGATGCAACTCCAAGCGATCGCCCAAGACATAGCTAGCAGCAGGATCAGCAGGTTGTTCCTCTAAATCTAATTTCAGAGCTAGGTTTTTGTCTGCGGCTAGAGGGGCGAGTTCCTGAGTTACCTCTGTCACAAGTTCACGGAGATTGACAGGCGCAAACGAAAAGCTTTTTCGGCCTGCTTCTAGGCGATACACTTCTAGGAGCGTGTTCACCATTTGCAGCAAGTTCTGATTGCTGCGGGCCATCGTGATGAGCGCATCATTCATGTCTGGAGAAAGCTCCCCCAAGGCACCTTGGCGAAACAAACCCATCATGCGATCGGCAGCCACTAGGGGAGTACGGAGATCGTGGGCGAGGCGGGAGACAAAGTCTTCGCGTTGGCGAGCAATGTGGTCACGTTCGTCTACGCTGTGCTTGAGGCGAAGCAGCGATCGCACTCGTGCCAGCAACTCATCAAACTCAACAGGTTTGCGAATAAAATCGTCTGCACCTGTGTCCAAACCTTTGGCAACGCTGGGTTGGTCGTAGGCAGTAATTAACAAGATGGGAATGAAGGGTAGCTTCTCAGTGCCCCGAATCCGCCGCGTGACTTCGTAGCCGTCCATTCCCGGCATCATCACGTCCAGCAGAATTAAATCTGGCGGAAATTCATCAATCTTGGCTAAAGCTGCCATGCCACTATCGGCAATATCAACCTTGTAATCTTCCTCTTCTAGAATTGCCTGAATTAGAAATGAATTGTCAGCAGAATCATCAACAACGAGAATACGATCAATTTTAGTAGACTGGGCAAAAGGAGAGTTTTTCATGAATTAGAAGTGCAAATAAGGAGAGTTATTAAAAATTAGTTAAATTCTCTCATCTGGCTAGAAAAACACCTCTTTCGAGAGGAGGATTCTACTTTATTTAGCCACAAACTCAAGAGAATTACGTCTATCGGAGTGGATAAATCGGCTCTAGCACCCGAATCAATTTGATTCCATCAGCAAGCTACGGCATCAGGAAAAAAATAGTGATCTCTAACTTTAGACAGATCCCCTATCCCTGACTCCAAGCAAGTTTTGCCCATAGCGACAATCGCTACCAGCGAATCATATGACCGAGCTAGCACCCTTTTCCTTGCTGCTATCCTACGGCAATTAGGTGCTGTTTAGCGATCGTACTTCTGCTTTAAACCAAAACCAATGCTCTATAGCCTTAGAACAAGAAGTAACGCTGAGCCATTGGTAGAACGGTGGCAGGTTCGCAGGTTAATAACTCGCCATCAGCCCGAACTTCATAGGTTTCTGGATCAACTTCAATGTGGGGCAGGAGGTCGTTGAGTTTGAGGTCGCGCTTGCTGAGTTGGCGGGTACCGGAAACTGCGATCGCAGGTTTTTGCAGTTTGAGTTGGGTGGGGACTCCTTGGCTCAGAGCAGCTTGAGAAATAAAGGTGAGGGAAGTGGCCGCGATCGCTCCACCAAAGCTGCCAAACATCGGACGCATGTGGACAGGCTGTGGAGTCGGAATACTGGCATTGGCATCGCCCATCTGTGCCCAGGCAATCATGCCACCTTTCACCACCACTTCTGGTTTCACCCCAAAGAAAGCGGGACGCCAGAGACAGAGATCGGCTAGTTTGCCTTCCTCAATGGACCCGACATGAGCGGCGATGCCATGAGTGATGGCAGGGTTGATCG
Encoded proteins:
- a CDS encoding HAMP domain-containing histidine kinase codes for the protein MKNSPFAQSTKIDRILVVDDSADNSFLIQAILEEEDYKVDIADSGMAALAKIDEFPPDLILLDVMMPGMDGYEVTRRIRGTEKLPFIPILLITAYDQPSVAKGLDTGADDFIRKPVEFDELLARVRSLLRLKHSVDERDHIARQREDFVSRLAHDLRTPLVAADRMMGLFRQGALGELSPDMNDALITMARSNQNLLQMVNTLLEVYRLEAGRKSFSFAPVNLRELVTEVTQELAPLAADKNLALKLDLEEQPADPAASYVLGDRLELHRVLTNLVGNALKFTDSGYISVGLTSTPAASASTPAWVVITVRDTGTGISAEDQAMLFERFRQGHHRRSGSGLGLYLSRRIIETHQGTVDLESELGKGSTFIVRLPAKQP
- a CDS encoding aldehyde dehydrogenase, translating into MLAISDVVEKQRTFFNSGKTKPIDFRLEQLKILKQAILEAQSSIVEAVQADLGKPTFEAYLIEVGVLDEVKYAIKHLRAWAKPRKVATPVVFMPASAQICPQPLGVVLIIAPWNYPFQLSISPLVGAIAAGNCAVLKPSELAPHTSQVIANLIRQHFDPAFITAIEGGAETSQQLLAERFDHIFFTGGTAIGKKVMAAAAENLTPVTLELGGKSPCIVDAEVPIELAARRIAWGKFTNAGQTCIAPDYLLVHRSIKPQLLSAIQQSIATFYGDNPAASPDFGRIINQRHFERLAPLVQSGKIVVGGDTNPAERYIAPTVLDGVSWSDPVMQEEIFGPILPVLEYEDLNEAIAQINQRPKPLALYLFSQNQQRQTQVLQETSSGGVCINDTILQVGVPSLPFGGVGPSGMGRYHGKASFDTFSHERSILKKPFFLDFKLRYAPYSDKLKWLKQILR
- a CDS encoding nucleotidyl transferase AbiEii/AbiGii toxin family protein; this translates as MTFQFDYHNKILIILQSLNADLFREGSAYFGGGTLLALDYGEYRWSKDVDFICPVSASGYRYLRSAIFEDGYEALFSDLSQVQVGRGTTDQYGIRMVVDVEGVPIKTEIIAEARFELDAPRYPAWSPVACLSLNDCFTAKLLANSDRYLDDSVEARDLIDLAVLRLQSPIPAIAIEKAEKAYEVMRPLKAAIQRFQARPNYRERWFSGLQIDGSQIPKIIDGVDLLAADLDLALTERTFKEHHDIFSIDDSALDQ